The DNA region GAGAGCTAGCACTGCAAATAACAGATGAGATTAAAAAATTCGCAAAACACACAGGTATTCGTGTAGTTTCAATATACGGCGGGCAGGGAATGGGAGTACAGCTCCAGGCACTCAAACATGGAGTCGAGGTAATTGTTGCCACACCAGGCAGACTAATTGACCACCTAAAACAAGGCTCTATTGAGCTCAACGACCTCAAGTATGCTGTCCTAGACGAAGCAGACACTATGCTAGATATGGGCTTTATCGACGACATTCGATTTATCTTGGAAATGACCCCAGTCAACAAGGTAATGTCATTATTCTCCGCCACAATGCCTCCAGAGATCCTAAGACTGGCAGACGAATACCTAAACAACCCAAAACAGTTTCTCTTATCAGCAGACGACCTTTCAGGAGAGGGAATAGACCAATCATTTCTAGTTATCAAGGACAGAGAGAAAATGGATTATCTCGTACAATTTATCAAAGAAAACAAGCGCGGCCAATCAGTGGTATTTTGCTCAACTAAAAACAGAACTAGGGATGTTGCTCGCGCATTGCGCCAAGCAGGGTATAACGCAGTAGCAATTGAAGGTGACATGTCACAGCATAGACGTGAAATATCCATGTCACAGTTCAGACGAGGCCAGGCGGACATTTTGGTTGCAACCGACGTAGCCGCAAGAGGAATTGATGTTCCAGAGGTAGCTCTGGTAGTAAACTATGATGTGCCAAACCAAGAAATGGTCTATTTCCACCGAATCGGAAGAACCGCAAGAGCAGGTGCAAAAGGCAGAGCAATCACACTTGTATCGTATTCTTCAGTTGGCGATTTTAATCTAATAAAGCAACAAGTCAAGGCGCCAATGACTGATCTTAACGAAAAGATGGGAATAATTGTAGACATTCCAGACCCACTAAAAAGACAAGTCGGCCCGCGCAGAACATTTGGACGCGGAGGAGGAGGATTTGGTAGAGGTGGAGGAAGAAGATTTGGTGGAGGAAGAAGCTTTGGTGGAGGAAGAAGCTTTGGCCGAGGTGGAGGTTCTAGAGGAGGATTTGGTGGACGACGCGACCAAGATAGACGCGATTCTGGTAGAGAAGAGCGAAGAGATTCTGGTAGAGAAGAGCGAAGAGATTCCGGCTATAGAAGAGATGATGATAGACGCGATTCTGGATTTAGGGGTGGATTTAACAGGGGAAGACGAGATTATGATAGACGCGATTCTGGTAGAGAAGAGCGAAGAGATTCCGGCTATAGAAGAGAGGAAAAACGCGAATCTAGAATAGAGGGTGGTTTTAGAGGGCAACATGCTTCAAAGAGACCGGCTCATAGAAGACGCTGGTAATCTTTTTTAAACTCGAGTTATAGTGATATGCGATGGAAGTAGGTTTTGTTTTACTCAATTGCGACCTTGGTGCAGAAGAATACCTGCTAGACGAAATAAAGCAGATTCCAGAAGTAACGCAAGCATACCTGACATTTGGTGCATATGACATCATTATTGAGATCCATGCTAAATCACCAGAAGATTTTGACAAGACAGTATCCAACAAAATCCGAAGACTGTCGCGAGTCATGAGCACAATGACATTGAAGGTTCTTGCAAGTCAGACCAAATAATTCAGGTAATACAAATTGGAAAAAATTCAATATTCTGGAACAGTGTGGGCAATAAACCACAACAACCCAGAACCTTTAGTCACCCATTGCCTAAAAAAACTTCAGGAATATGGCATTAAAAAAGAAGACATCAGACTCACAGATGCCCCTGAAAACGTCCAAGTTGGCGAAATAGTAGTGGAAATGTGGCCGTACCACATAGATGTTGCGCGCGTGAGAACAATCCGAAACGAGTCATTCATTTCAGGATCCGTCATGCAGATTGAGCTAAGAGCTGACGAGCAGGGAAATTACATAGATTAAAAATAAAAAAAAGACTTAGCTGACTACAACTTTCCCCTTCATCCAAGGACGAATAATATCAAAGTATTCGTATGTTCCAGCTTTGTCAAATTTTTGTGAGAATTTGCCATTGGCTTCAATTATGCCTGAGTCAAAATTGCCATCAGGCCCACTCATGATGTTACCGCTGGTTATGGTATGTTTGCCAGAGTCCTTGTTTATCCAGGTAACTGTGCCTCCCTTTTTGACCGTGGTCTCAAATGATGAATAGCATTTGTTTCCTTTTGCACAACTTTCACTATCACTAGATCCTTTTTTGATTTCTACTGTAGCTGTCGAAGTTGGCTTTCCTGTAGACTTTTTAGTTTCTTTTGTGGTCTCTTTCTTGTCGGCTTTCTTGTCGGCTTTCTTGTCGGCTTTCTTGTCGGCTTTCTTGTCGGCTTTCTTGTCGGCTTTCTTGTCGGCTTTCTTGTCGGCTTTCTTGTCGGCTTTGCTTTCTTGGGCATCTGCGTGTTGCATCATTGGCACGGTTAGGACGGCACCAAGTAATGCAAAGATCGCCACACATGCAAAAATTATCTTTTTCATTATTTTGGGAACAATGCTATAACTAAATAAATTTGTTTAAGATTTCATCATGATAATAAAATAAGAAAAATCAGAATTTCTTCTGATTATTTGACGATGATTGTGCCTTTCATCCATGGATGGAGACTGCATATGTATGGGTATGAACCAGCAGTGTTGAATGCGGTAGAAGTAGATTCTCCGCCGTTCATTAAAGCAGTCATAAAAGAGCCATCAGATGCAGCTTGCATGTGGGGCATAACGTCTAAGTTTTTCCACAAGACTTTACCTCCGACTGCCACGGTTACAGTGTTTGGAATGAAACATTTTTCACCACATTTGGTATCTGCGCCTACTCCTTTTGGCATTTCTATTGTAACTTCTTTTACTGCTTGACCGGATGGTGCTGTTTTCATTGTAGCATCTTTCTTTGGCTTCATTTCGGCTTTCTTGTCTGCTTTCTTGTCTGCTTTCTTGTCTGCTTTCTTGTCTGCTTTCTTGTCTGCTTTCTTGTCTGCTTTCTTGTCTGCTTTCTTGTCTGCTTTCTTGTCGTCTTTCTTTACCTTCATTTCGGACTCTTTGTGACCTGACGCAAACGCAGAGTCAGTCATCGATATACTAACAACTGCTGCCAGTAACACAAATATCGCAAAACTTGCAAGTAACTTTGTATTCATTGTTGATTACGGTTCTCGACATTTGATATATTAAGATTATTCAGGATTTCAGCAAATATCTAATGTTCAAAACTTGTGTAAAGCTAAATTACTACAAACGTAATTCTTGCTGGATGTTTTGATAGTCATTGCCGAATGCAGTCACACTTAGGTTCTTGGTCCTGCTGAAGTCTGACAAAACCAGAGAGAAAGTCATTGTCTGATGTGCTGCCAGTCAACTCGGACAGATTAGTTTGACCAATAATTAATATCGTGCCTCAAAAACAATACTAAATAATTTGAAGATGAAGGCCATTCACATTGCTGGAATCACAGGAACAATAATTATCGCATTGGCAATATTGTTCGTATATTCAGCAGATCAGGCAAAAAATCGTGGCAAAGTATTTGGCGATAACCTTCAGACAATACAGGATGAGTTGAAAAAAACCCAAACGGAATTTTATTCAATGAAGGCAATGCTTGATGAAGGATCCGTAGAAAAGAAAGAATTTTTAGAATTTGGAGAAATCCATACTAGGAAAATGCAAGAAATACTCAAATCTTACGAGTTGATTACTCCGCCTGAATCATTTGTTAAATCAGTAAAACTCTTCAAAACATCGACTGAAAAACAGCTTGAAAGTGATCAATATCTCATAGAATGGATTGCAACCAACAACACTTCACATAAGATACGCTCAGACATATTGCTTCAGGAATCATTTGAAAATGAGATGGCAGGCCTTGTTTTGTTTAATGAGGTAAAAAATAAGGTAGGCCAAAACTAGAGTAAGCATTTTTGAGATAACAAATCTAATGTTGAAGATAACGCATCAAGTAGATTTTCTTTCTCAAGTGGCACGCCCTGTGAGAACTTTACTGGAAAACTCAAACTAAGCATATCGTTGTCTGTATGAGACATTTGAATAGAGTGCTGCATTTGTTTTTCGAGCAAAAATTCCTTCCACACGTCCAATCTTGCTTGGATGTCATCTATTTTGCTTGATAATTGCATTACATCCATTTCCTGGTTGTTATCAAAAATTCCAAACTTTACCATCGGCACAGTAACAAATCCGCCATGAATGGTGTCATGGTTTTTGTGCATTTTTTCTACAATTTCGTCGTACTTGTTTTCAGGCAGAATCTGCCCATAGTCAGGCCAAAAGTAGCCGGCAATTTTACGGTCCTTGTCCAAAATTCTAAAAAAATCTGAATCCAGATCTAACTTCCACATGTTATGCTGAGTTTGCTCTCAATGTTAATAAATCATCAAACCGGAAATTACAGAGTGGCGCTAACAAAATACACCCGTGATTTTCTTGATAGTCAGATTGATTATTACATAAGCGAAGCCGAGTCGTTTAGGCAAATTGTGCAAAATTATTCCCCAGAGTTAACATCAGTAGAGGATGCGACATTTGGAATGATTGTTGGATGTGTATATTCTGCATTTTTGAGGGCATATGAAAACGAAAAAAGAACAGTCGACCTAGACGATATGCAGGAATTCAACAAAATAATCAAAAACAAGGCAGCACTCATCAAAAAGGCAATACTGGGATAACCCAGAATGGATTAAATCCCGTTACAAAAACTTACCAGCATTGGCAGACATTACAAAATACCGCATCCACCAAATAGTCGATAATGGAGCAATAGTGCAGATTTCTCTTGCAGAAGACGTGCAAACCGAGCCAATCTCACAAAAACAGATGATCCTGGATTCCGTTGCAAAAAAGCTAGACCCGGAACTAAAAGAGCAAGTTCAACCATTACTAGAGGCTATTTTGGGTGCACAGCCGACAGTTAAGATAAAGACGTATGATCAGACCACCATATCCATTACGATGCCAAAGGTTCGCTATGAAAGACTTGGACGACCCCAAGTAGGCGAAGTACTTGAAATAACTCTAAGAAAGTAACTTTTCTATTTCAGATGTGGTTTTTAGTGGTAATGAGCAGCTAAAGTTTTTACAAACAAATACTGTCGTGTCATTTTCAAATTGTTTACCAGCAAAGTATTGATATTTTTCTAGGGCTTGCATCTGGACTTGGCTTTGTATTGTGACTAGAATTGATTCCGGTAGGAATCGTTTTGTTAGATCATCATAGATGGTTTTGTTTTGTGGGTTTAACAGTGTTATTTCAGTTGGGTTTTGCAGGTGTAGATGAATTGCATTTAGTAAATACCCAAACCCAAACGGGTTTTCTGCGGCCATTATTGCAAATGCCTCCATTGTTTTAGAAGATATCTCATGGAATTTTTTGTTCTGCGTCAGGTGGTATAGTTTCAGCAATGCATTTGCTGCAACAGAGTTGCCAGACGGCATCGACAAATCATAGTTGTTCTTTGGTCGTATGATAAGTGATTCGTGATTGTCGGCGGTAAAGTAAAAGCTAGAATTGGCCTCATCCCAGAAATGCTCAACTAGATATTTTGCAAGTTTTTCTGCCAGTGCCAAATATTTTTCATCAGGTTTTACCTCAAAGAGATCAACTAGTGCATTGACAAGATATGCATAATCCTCAAGATATGCAGATAGTTTTGCCTTGCCGTTTTTGTATGTTCTAAGAACTGAGTCGCCTGCTAGAAGGTTTTTCTCGATGAATGTAATACAGTTTTCTGCCGCCTTCAGGTATGTTGGATTGTCAGTTACTCTGTAGCCCTTGGCAAATGCAGATATCATCAATGCGTTCCAGGACGTTATTATTTTGTCATCAAGACTTGGTCGGATGCGCTTTGAGCGTGCTTCTAGGAGTTTTCTTGAGGACTCGGCCAGTATTGTCCTTACTGTATCCTCGGTGATTCCAGTATGGAATGCGACTGCAGATGCGGCAATTGAATTATTCAATATAGTGTGGCCCTCAAAGTTGCCCCCATCTGTAACATCATAATACAGACAAAACACGTCGGCGTCTTTTCCCAAGATTTGGTTGATCTCTTTTTTGCTCCAGACATAGAATTTGCCTTCTTCACCCTCAGAGTCGGCATCCAATGCGGAGTAGAACCCACCTTCTGGCGAGGTCATCTCGCGCAAGACAAATCCCAGAGTTTTGTCAATTATGTCCAAATAGAATGAATTCTTGCTTAGCTGGTATGCCTCGGCATACACAATTGGCAATAATGCGTTATCATATAGCATCTTTTCAAAGTGTGGAACAAGCCAGCGTGCATCAGTTGAGTAGCGGTGAAACCCCCCACCAATCTGATCAAAGATTCCGCCCTTAGCCATCTTGTTCAGTGTCTTGAATACAAATTCCGAGAACTTTGATATATTGGAGATTTTTGCATATCGCAGTAAAAACGAAAGATTTGCGGCGTTCGGAAATTTTGGCGCCTGACCAAACCCACCATATGCGTTATCAGCAATCTGAAAAAGATTCATTGCTGCCTCATCAAGAATTGCTTTTTCTAGTGTTGCAGGAGTTGTTACCATTTCTGCTCCCCGAAGGTTTTGCATAAAATTCTCTGATGCCTTTTTTACGTCATTTGGTTTTTCCTTCCAGGCTTGTGCCAGTTGAAGCAATAAGCTTCCAAAGCCAGGCCTACCATAATTATCTAAAATTGGAAAGTATGTCCCAACATAGAAGGGTTTTTGGTCAGGTGTCAAAAACACGCTTAGCGGCCAGCCTCCTTGTCCTGTTGCCATCTGGCAGACCTTTTGGTAAATGTCGTCCAGATCAGGCCGCTCCTCCCTATCTACTTTGATGGATATAAAATTCTCATTCATTGTTTTGGCAATCTCTTCGTTTTCAAATGACTCGTGCTCCATTACGTGACACCAGTGGCACGAGCTATATCCAACTGAGAGAAAAATCGGCTTGTTTTCATTTACTGCCTTTTCTAGTGCCTCTTTGCCCCACGGGTACCAGTTTACCGGATTGTGTGCATGCTGTAAAAGATATGGGCTGGTCTCATGTGCTAATTTATTTTCTACCAATAAATTTGCCTGATTCGTTTTAGTATTTGTATTTTTTATTTAAACCAGGTCTTTTCTTCAATGTCATATACGCGAGCATTGATTTGCGCCAACAACTTCATCTTGGATTTTTGTGCCTTATTGTTTTGAGAATAATCCTTTTTCTCCACCAAGATGATCAATTCCTTCAGGTCCTCCAAAGATAGTGTCTTAAGTCCCCTCTTTGAGACAACTTCCAATAGTTCTATTCGCCTTTTGTCATCTGGCATAAATTCAGCCACATACTACTATCCAATTACCAGAGTTTAATTTTTTGTCTAAAGTAAGAAATAGCTCGGCATTATCGTAATTAATAATGCGCGCAATGATACTAGAAAGGCTTGGGCCGATTGAGGGTAAGCCATTACAACTGCGGGACATTGAAACTCATAAGATAAAAAAGAACAACGAGATACTAGTCAAAATAGAGGCTTGCGGAGTTTGTAGATCACAGCTCCACGGAATAGAGGGAGACTGGCAAAAGTATGGGATTCCTCCTACATTACCAACCATTCCCGGGCATGAAATTGTTGGAACTATAACCCAGATAGGACCCAGTGTAAAAACCCTCAAAGCTGGACAAAGAATAGGAATATCACCACTTCACGGCTCCTGCATGCATTGTGATTACTGCAAAACTGGAAAAGAGCACCTCTGT from Nitrososphaerota archaeon includes:
- a CDS encoding Lrp/AsnC family transcriptional regulator, with translation MEVGFVLLNCDLGAEEYLLDEIKQIPEVTQAYLTFGAYDIIIEIHAKSPEDFDKTVSNKIRRLSRVMSTMTLKVLASQTK
- a CDS encoding thioredoxin domain-containing protein gives rise to the protein MVENKLAHETSPYLLQHAHNPVNWYPWGKEALEKAVNENKPIFLSVGYSSCHWCHVMEHESFENEEIAKTMNENFISIKVDREERPDLDDIYQKVCQMATGQGGWPLSVFLTPDQKPFYVGTYFPILDNYGRPGFGSLLLQLAQAWKEKPNDVKKASENFMQNLRGAEMVTTPATLEKAILDEAAMNLFQIADNAYGGFGQAPKFPNAANLSFLLRYAKISNISKFSEFVFKTLNKMAKGGIFDQIGGGFHRYSTDARWLVPHFEKMLYDNALLPIVYAEAYQLSKNSFYLDIIDKTLGFVLREMTSPEGGFYSALDADSEGEEGKFYVWSKKEINQILGKDADVFCLYYDVTDGGNFEGHTILNNSIAASAVAFHTGITEDTVRTILAESSRKLLEARSKRIRPSLDDKIITSWNALMISAFAKGYRVTDNPTYLKAAENCITFIEKNLLAGDSVLRTYKNGKAKLSAYLEDYAYLVNALVDLFEVKPDEKYLALAEKLAKYLVEHFWDEANSSFYFTADNHESLIIRPKNNYDLSMPSGNSVAANALLKLYHLTQNKKFHEISSKTMEAFAIMAAENPFGFGYLLNAIHLHLQNPTEITLLNPQNKTIYDDLTKRFLPESILVTIQSQVQMQALEKYQYFAGKQFENDTTVFVCKNFSCSLPLKTTSEIEKLLS
- a CDS encoding DEAD/DEAH box helicase; translated protein: MTKFEELGIKQSILDGLKDIGFDEAFPIQEATIPVLLSGRDVIGQAHTGTGKTAAFGISMLSGIDANKTIQGLVLAPTRELALQITDEIKKFAKHTGIRVVSIYGGQGMGVQLQALKHGVEVIVATPGRLIDHLKQGSIELNDLKYAVLDEADTMLDMGFIDDIRFILEMTPVNKVMSLFSATMPPEILRLADEYLNNPKQFLLSADDLSGEGIDQSFLVIKDREKMDYLVQFIKENKRGQSVVFCSTKNRTRDVARALRQAGYNAVAIEGDMSQHRREISMSQFRRGQADILVATDVAARGIDVPEVALVVNYDVPNQEMVYFHRIGRTARAGAKGRAITLVSYSSVGDFNLIKQQVKAPMTDLNEKMGIIVDIPDPLKRQVGPRRTFGRGGGGFGRGGGRRFGGGRSFGGGRSFGRGGGSRGGFGGRRDQDRRDSGREERRDSGREERRDSGYRRDDDRRDSGFRGGFNRGRRDYDRRDSGREERRDSGYRREEKRESRIEGGFRGQHASKRPAHRRRW